GTTAAAggctgagaaggaaaaagatatTCCTACTGATGCACTAGAAGACAATCAAGTAATTGAAGTTCACATACTGAATTAAAAGACAcatacacaaaagaaaaacagagacatGCTTAAGGGGAGgccaaattgttttatttaattttttggtGACCAATTGGATTTTTGGCAGAAAGCtctgctcctttctttttccttttttttttttatttttttttctttttctttttttttttttcctctttaaagaaATCAGCAGTGCTCAAATTGATGGGTTGGAATTTCACTCAAAttccagttaattttaaaaatgaacagatGGAACAGGAATGCCAAATactgtttccagagcagagagcaaaacTTCACATTTGTATGAAAATTCCATGTTTATACTTGATTGGGACACAGAAGGTAAAACTATTGTCAGTAGTGCATGAAtaaaacattcacatttgatctGGAACCTTAAAATCAGAAAGCTGTACTCTCCTTTCAAAATTTTCATTACCTTGTGCAAATCAAGTCAAGTCTTCATGTGTCAAGCACACACTTAAAAGTTGTCCATATTGTATATACAAGACATCTACCATTCAGGCAGTGCAAAATACATCATTTCATAACAAAACTAAAATGTACCTCTCAAAGTATGAACAAGAATATACACATAATACATGATGTACACTATTTACACGAccataaaaaatataatacaagGATTTGTTAACATGGTAAGACTTGACAGTCTTTTGCAATTTTTGTTGCAACAAGgcatgtttttttaagtttcctgGATGAGTTTTCTTTGCCAATTACTCAAGAGATCTTGGAAACTATGCTTGAACTTTAAGGAGAGTTTTCAAGTGGACTGCCATCAACTCCCTGTTTTGGTCAGACGGTTCAGCTGTGCCACCCACCCAGTGGCTGGGAGGCTTTGGAAGGACACTAGGAGATGGTGGGTCGCTAAATTTTGCCCCAGCgtaattttctttctggctgGCTTCAGTCAGGGCAACAGGTTTCTTGGACCTGGTATTTCTGAAGTTCTCCGCGTTTTTAAGTggctttttctcctgcttctgaaCGATGTCTTGCGACACAGAATCTTGCCAAAAGTTCTCGATCTTTTTTGCCGAGGTGATCTTTGCCAGGGGCACGTTACATTTGCTCTTCTGCCTGGTGATCTTTGGTTGCTCACACAGATGCAAACCGTGAACAGGGGGGCTGTAGGGGACGGCGGCCTTCTCGGTCTTTCCCATCTTGCTCTTTAAGAACTGCAGAGACAAAGAGCTCACGTCGACACGCTTCTCCTCCTCAGCGGGCCCCTCCggccgcagccccgccgccgggaCAGCGGCTGAGCGGGCTCCCGGCCGCgctgccggggccggggcggcgggcgggggctgcgggcaccGGGCGGGTCTCGAACCCGCCGCCATGGGGCGCTGCGCCCCCCGCACGTCCCGCCCTGCGCGCGCAGGGGCGGCTGGCGCGCGGCCCGCGGGCTAAATCCGGCTGTTGCTGGGCGCAGCGGCGGGCGCCGATTGGCTGCCCCGACCCACCAATCAGCGCCCGCGGTCGCGCTCTCTCgttgtgcccccccccccccccccgccccgtccgAGCGGGCGTAACGGAAactctgcccccccccccactcccgcccgggccccgcagctgggaccccccccccccccggggaaGGGGGACGGGAGGGGGAAAGCGGGGAGAGCTGAGCCGGGGTAGCGGAGCTGGGTCGTTACCTCCTTCCTGAGGGGCTTGCTCGGCGCGGGTCTCGagggggcgggcgcggggggctCCTCCGAGCGGCCCGTTCCCGGGCCGGCGGCCGGGGAGGCTGCGGGCGCGGGGTGAGCGCGGAGTTCGCCCTGGCCGTGCGTTCCCAGCGaggtccttctccccaggcCGGCGCGGTGCTGTTGGTACTGTTGGTAGCGGCTGGGCAGGAGCCCCGCGGGGCTGGGCCGGATCTTCCCCTTCCTCCGCCGGACTCTCTTCAGCGCGGGCCGCGCGCTGCCCCCCGGGCCcgccaggcagcagctgggctggttCTCACAGGTGCCGTCCCCTCGCCTGAGGCGCTGGAAGAGAGCGGAGGGCAGCCGCCGGGGGTCTTCGGTGCCTGCCGAGATCCGAGCCAGGAAGGGCGGCGGCGCCGTGGTGGTGACCATGGCGGGACGTGGGTACCCAGAGTTGTGTCGGGAAGCGGGGGGTCGAGCCCAGGCAGGGGGTGAGCGGGTCGGGTcgctggggaagggtctgccTGGGCTTTGTGGGCTGAGGCGGTGGCGCAATCGCACCCGCTGCTAGGAGAACATGGCGGGGAGTGAAACGAGCGGCCAGCGGCGCCCGGTGTTGTTACCGGGGCGGGCCACGCCCCCTTCCGCCCTCCCGCCAATCACCGTGCGGGGATGGCGCGAGCGGCACGCCTCTCCACCCGGCTCCGCCAATCGCGGCCAAAAGGCTACCTCGCTGGCTCCGCCTCGGCCAATCAGAAGCGACACAAACACTTGGGGCCACGCCCGCTTCCGCAGGCTGGCCAATCCGGACAGACACAAACATCGGGCGCGCCCCAGTCTCCGAGTGACGGGGCGGCAGGAGGAAGGGAGCGGAGGGGGCGGGCGCTTCTCCTGGCGAGAGGGGCCGGCCAATCGGACGGCAGACCAGCCGCCTGGGTCACGCCCCCCTCGCTCCGCAGCCAATCGCGGAGCACGGGAGCAGGCGGGGACACGCCCCCCTggggccgcggcggcggggcaggcTCGGGGCGCCCGCCATGGAGGTCCCGGCGCAGCGGCCCGTGGCGGCCCCggcggggcaggaggagcaggaggaggagcaggtgcCGGGCCGTGAGGCGCCGGGGCGGAGGCGGGACGCGCGGAGCCTGGAGGCGCTGAGCCTCGCcgcaggcggcggcggcggagcggcggcggggcggcagcagctgctggaggggcgGCGGGCGACGCTGGCGAGCGcgctggagctggaggggacGGTGCTGCGGGAGGGCCGCCTCACCCAGTTCGTGGCCAACAACCTGGAGCGGCGGATCCGGCTGAGCGGCGCCCCGCGGGGGGAgcccgcggcggcgggaggcggcggctcCATCCCCGCCATCGACCCCGGGGCGCTGCAGGACGTGGTGGCGCTGGCCGGGCAGGTGGCGGGGCAGGTGGACGAGCTGCTGCGCCACGTGCACTGCGGCCTGCAGGCCCTGACGGCGCTCAGCGTGGGCTGCATCCAGACCTACCGCGACGGGGTGGAGAGCCTGGGCGAGGCGGCCGACCTCAGCATCCGCGCCATGTACGCGCTGGTGGCGCGCTGCGAGGAGCTGGACCGCGCCATGCAGCCCGTGCCCGCGCTGGCCAAGCGCATCCGCGACATGAAGGGCACCCTGGAGCGCCTGGAGGGGCTCTGCAAGTAAGCGGGAGGCCGCGCCcgccttcctgccctgcccgctGACACGCGGGGTGCTGCGGAGCCGGGGCCTCGCCGGGCGCCGGGGGGAGGCCGGGCCGCTCCGCCCCCCCGGGCTGCTGCGCTGccgccccggcagccccccCGGCGGGGCGGTCAGCTCCCCGCCCgcacctccttcctccctccgtgcccctctgcctgcccagccgGGATCTGCGGCCCCGTTCCCTGGTGTTCGCGTGGAGGAGGCGAGGCTGGTGCGGCCGGGGAAGGAAGAAGTTGGGACGGTGGGGTGAATGGCAGGTTTTTAGCTGCAGCTCCATTAAAGGTTTTGGATTCCACATGCCTTATGCTTTCTATTTATTGAAggctaggaaagaaaaaactaacCGGTCTTCGTTAAAAGCagctgttaattttatttttttaaccaaattTGAAATTGTTACGAATACTTGCTTGATGCTCACAGTCATCTGTGCTTATTTGTGGTTGACTTAGTGCCTGGCAAGTGATTCTTACTTCTGCTGTGACAGCAAATAAACGTGCAGAACACTGCTGTCTCTTACAGGACACAGCTGGAAGGGAAGATAAGAGGAAATTTCATATATATAGCAAAGTCGTTTGTTTTTGGAGTAGAATATAAAATCCATGGAGTATAATTGAAATTCAGAGAACAAATCCATATGCAAAGTTCTGAATAAAAGCCTTCAGATGAAATATGCTTTGCCTCTATTGGTCTCTACAGTTTTCACAGTGTAGAAGTTTAAATGGCATCACTGTGAAATGATCctgtgtggtgttttgttttcaatggggaaaataattaaatgaggAACATGAGTATGTGGTGACAGTACTTGGGTGTATGGCTGACATGAAATGGGTACCTTGGGAGGAATTATTTGTGTAACATGAAGATTTTGTGTCTGCATCACTGTATGCAGGAGTGATTTTGCTGTATCAGTAAGTATTTCCTCTGAGGCCTGAGAGTAGCTGAAGTCTCTGCTGACTGTGGTTCCTATGCAGTTAACCTCTTAGATGGTGCTTTTAGTGATACATTTAGGTCACAAATGCCTGTGTAACAAGACATCAGCAGAGAAATGATCACTGTGATCTTTCTTACGTATGTGTAATGGTGCTTTTGGTGACCAATGGCTCCTAAAAACCTTGGAGCAAAGGTAGCTGGAAGTACTGTATGAGTCCTGTGACTTCTGGTTGAAGAGCAGATAGGTTTATTATaggtgcagctgctgcccctcctTAATCTCATTAAAGACACTGACTGAGGGGGGATGGTGTGATGTACTGTGCTGCTGCATGTAGATAATACTAAAttgtaacaaaataatttggttttatgcCACTCTGGTTTGCATACTACTAGTCTCTGGCCTATTTTGGGGCCTCCTGATATGGCCATGTTTTTCCCTCAGCAGAGGGGTGTGTTTTACCTGTGGCCTTCTAGCCCTAGCAATGGCAGAGGGCTGGAAATGGGCTGTGCCAAGGCCTCTTTGTGGTTGCAGCTCTTGTGGTGCTGTCTTCTGGGGAATAGTTGTGGCTCCAGAATGGGGAGCAGAGGTCTAATAGAGActagaggagagaaaaaggataaattaaCTGCCCCTGGCCCTACAAGACACTAAAGTTTCCATAACTCCACAGCAACAGCTGTGGTCTTAATGGTTCTGGGGTGTTACTCCTCAGAAACTTTGAACTTGCCTATCATGGAGATACAGTTGCTTTGCTGAGTATGTTTTGTGGATGTCAAGAGTGAAAACCAACGTTTGATCTTGCTCAAGTTGTGAGTATTGTTGAAATACACAGGAAAGACCTGCAAGCTTATTTGTGTAGCCACAAATGTACAGAGAAGCTTTATTTGTACAGGCTGAGGTGAAGCCTTTGAAGCATATGAGTTTCAGTGCACTGTTGGTTCTTGGTAGCATTTCCTTTGCAGTCATCTATGTTCAATGCCAATTCCTTGCAAAAACTGTCAAGTCTGTAGAATAAAAGGACTACTTGTATGTTTTTAATTCTTAGTGATTTGTTGCTGAAGCATTTCACTTCTCAAttattgcttttcttatttGGTAAAATAATTTGAGAGCTAATTTATACTCTGTTCTTGCATCTGTACAGGGACCCATGCGTGTGATTGCAGAGCTGGTTTCAGCCTAGGTCCTCAGGCAGTAATTTCTGACAGTGGTGTCATTCATGTGATGAAAAAGGGATGACTAGGGAATTACAATCATGAAGGAACAGTAATTACACTGCtggggttggttttttaatGTCTGTCTGAAAAACTCAAGATTGTTTGAAGACTTGACTGAGCTTGGTGAAGTGGCTCCTGTTCCCTGGTGTCTGCCCTGTACATTTGCTGTCCCTGGGGCAGGCATGGCCAAACGATGTGAGCCTGTTCTGTGCCACCACGGTCAATATCAACGTTACCACATATGTGCTGTGGTTTCCAGCCCCCAAGCCCCTCCATCCATACCAGCCTCTGTTGCTGCAGGAAAGGTGACACTTGCCAGCCTCTGTGTCAGCACAGCTCTGGTACCAGCCCTGCCCTTCAGGTCCCATGTGAACCACTTGAGAGCTATGTGCAGCCAGGAGTGAATCTagtccttctgcagccagagacTTTTGTACTGCCCTTTTGATCCCAGTCCAGACTTTGTTGTGAATCTTCTGTGTTAATTCTGGCACTTTCCAACTCCTGGATGTTGAGTGGGAAGCTTTCACGTTCTTGTAGCCTTTATTTGCTTAACTGGTCATTGAGCAGAGTAAAACTGTGTTTGGATTTTCAAAGACCTTCAAATGGGTTTGCATCCATTTTCTTGCTTAGTCACTCAGCTTTACAGCTggtcttgttttcctttctgtgtcaGCTGCCAAGTGAACTTCCA
The Apus apus isolate bApuApu2 chromosome 3, bApuApu2.pri.cur, whole genome shotgun sequence genome window above contains:
- the BORCS6 gene encoding LOW QUALITY PROTEIN: BLOC-1-related complex subunit 6 (The sequence of the model RefSeq protein was modified relative to this genomic sequence to represent the inferred CDS: inserted 1 base in 1 codon; substituted 1 base at 1 genomic stop codon) codes for the protein VAGEGSAWALWAEAVAQSHPLLGEHGXGVKRAASGARCCYRGGPRPLPPSRQSPCGDGASGTPLHPAPPIAAKRLPRWLRLGQSEATQTLGATPASAGWPIRTDTNIGRAPVSEXRGGRRKGAEGAGASPGERGRPIGRQTSRLGHAPLAPQPIAEHGSRRGHAPLGPRRRGRLGAPAMEVPAQRPVAAPAGQEEQEEEQVPGREAPGRRRDARSLEALSLAAGGGGGAAAGRQQLLEGRRATLASALELEGTVLREGRLTQFVANNLERRIRLSGAPRGEPAAAGGGGSIPAIDPGALQDVVALAGQVAGQVDELLRHVHCGLQALTALSVGCIQTYRDGVESLGEAADLSIRAMYALVARCEELDRAMQPVPALAKRIRDMKGTLERLEGLCK
- the PNRC1 gene encoding proline-rich nuclear receptor coactivator 1, whose product is MVTTTAPPPFLARISAGTEDPRRLPSALFQRLRRGDGTCENQPSCCLAGPGGSARPALKRVRRRKGKIRPSPAGLLPSRYQQYQQHRAGLGRRTSLGTHGQGELRAHPAPAASPAAGPGTGRSEEPPAPAPSRPAPSKPLRKEFLKSKMGKTEKAAVPYSPPVHGLHLCEQPKITRQKSKCNVPLAKITSAKKIENFWQDSVSQDIVQKQEKKPLKNAENFRNTRSKKPVALTEASQKENYAGAKFSDPPSPSVLPKPPSHWVGGTAEPSDQNRELMAVHLKTLLKVQA